A genomic stretch from Flavobacterium humidisoli includes:
- a CDS encoding DNA-directed RNA polymerase subunit omega, which translates to MDLKKTNAPVNTITYNKTVIEEPTGNVYEAITIMAKRANQINSEIKKELTEKLEEFATYNDSLEEVFENKEQIEVSKFYEKLPKPHALAVQEWLDGKTYHRSSNK; encoded by the coding sequence ATGGATTTAAAAAAGACGAATGCTCCTGTAAACACAATAACTTACAATAAAACAGTTATTGAAGAGCCAACAGGAAATGTGTATGAGGCAATTACCATTATGGCTAAAAGAGCAAATCAAATTAATTCAGAGATTAAAAAAGAATTGACTGAAAAATTAGAAGAGTTTGCTACTTACAATGATAGTCTAGAAGAAGTTTTTGAAAATAAAGAACAAATTGAAGTTTCTAAATTTTACGAAAAATTACCAAAACCACACGCTTTAGCTGTTCAAGAATGGTTAGACGGAAAAACTTACCACAGAAGTTCAAACAAATAA
- the coaBC gene encoding bifunctional phosphopantothenoylcysteine decarboxylase/phosphopantothenate--cysteine ligase CoaBC — MSVLNGKKILLGVSGGIAAYKTATLVRLFIKAGAHVQVIMTPASKDFVTPLTLSTLSKNPVHSNFFNQDDEEAVWNNHVELALWADFMLVAPATANTLSKMATGNCDNLLIATYLSAKCPVYFAPAMDLDMYKHPSTLSSFTALKQYGNIMIPAESGELASGLSGEGRMAEPENIVAFLEADLESKLPLKGKKILVTAGPTYEAIDPVRFIGNHSSGKMGFDIANEAASLGAEVFLVAGPTHLKAKNSLIKVIDVVSAQEMYDACHLHFNEVDAAIAAAAVADYRPKFVADQKIKKNTVEFSIDLEKTKDILSSLGAIKKNQFLIGFALETENEIENAKLKIQKKNLDLIVLNSLQDKGAGFKKETNKVTFIDKNFEIEPMELKSKESVAADILNKVILHFSKL, encoded by the coding sequence ATGTCAGTTTTAAACGGGAAAAAGATTTTACTGGGTGTTTCTGGTGGAATCGCAGCGTATAAAACAGCCACTTTAGTACGACTTTTTATAAAAGCAGGTGCACATGTCCAAGTGATCATGACACCTGCTTCTAAGGATTTTGTAACCCCACTTACATTATCTACGTTATCAAAAAATCCAGTACATTCAAATTTCTTTAATCAGGATGATGAAGAGGCAGTTTGGAATAATCACGTTGAATTGGCTCTCTGGGCGGATTTTATGTTGGTTGCGCCAGCTACTGCGAATACTTTGTCTAAAATGGCTACAGGAAATTGCGATAATCTTTTAATTGCAACCTACTTATCGGCAAAATGTCCAGTTTATTTTGCGCCAGCAATGGACTTGGATATGTACAAACACCCTTCGACTTTATCGAGTTTTACAGCATTAAAACAGTACGGAAATATTATGATTCCTGCTGAAAGCGGAGAGTTAGCAAGTGGTTTGTCAGGCGAGGGTCGAATGGCTGAACCTGAGAATATTGTTGCTTTTCTAGAAGCTGATTTAGAAAGTAAATTGCCTTTAAAAGGAAAAAAAATACTAGTTACCGCAGGACCGACATACGAAGCGATAGACCCTGTACGTTTTATAGGAAATCATTCGTCAGGAAAAATGGGATTTGATATTGCTAATGAAGCGGCAAGCTTAGGAGCAGAAGTGTTCTTAGTAGCAGGGCCAACTCATTTAAAAGCAAAAAATAGTCTGATAAAAGTGATAGATGTTGTTTCGGCTCAAGAAATGTACGATGCTTGTCATTTACATTTTAATGAAGTTGATGCAGCAATCGCTGCTGCTGCTGTTGCAGATTACAGACCTAAATTTGTTGCAGATCAAAAGATTAAAAAGAATACTGTAGAATTTTCGATAGATTTAGAGAAAACAAAAGATATCTTGTCTTCTTTAGGTGCTATCAAAAAAAATCAGTTTTTAATCGGGTTTGCATTAGAGACTGAAAATGAAATTGAAAATGCTAAGCTGAAAATTCAGAAAAAAAACTTAGATTTGATTGTTTTAAATTCCTTACAAGATAAAGGTGCGGGTTTTAAAAAAGAAACCAATAAAGTTACTTTTATTGATAAAAATTTTGAAATCGAACCTATGGAATTAAAATCAAAAGAATCTGTTGCGGCTGATATTTTGAATAAGGTTATTCTGCATTTTTCAAAATTATAA
- a CDS encoding DUF4835 family protein has translation MKKIVTLLVFLSFGFVQAQQLNCTVTINTERLTNPNNQVFKTLQTSLAEFVNKTDWIGSVLKQNERINCSMYITLSSNSSDQFTGTIQVQSSRLIFNSTYSSPVLNYNDKDFNFRYTEYEPLLFNPSTYESNLVSVISFYCYVILGMDADTFQMGAGNPYLQTAQNIANVAQQGGFKGWNQSDGLQNRYYLINDMIAPTYSDLRQTTYAYHTGLDAMTLDTKAAKEKIKNALMLVGKLNSVKPNAFITRVFFDAKSDEIVSIFSGGPSITITDLTDVLNKVSPLNSTKWSQIKY, from the coding sequence ATGAAGAAGATAGTTACGCTATTAGTATTTTTAAGCTTTGGTTTTGTACAAGCTCAGCAGTTAAATTGTACAGTGACTATTAATACAGAAAGATTAACAAACCCAAATAATCAGGTTTTTAAAACGCTTCAGACTTCTTTGGCTGAGTTTGTTAATAAAACAGATTGGATAGGTTCTGTTTTAAAACAAAATGAGAGAATAAACTGTTCGATGTATATTACTTTATCGTCTAACAGCTCAGATCAATTCACGGGAACAATTCAAGTTCAGTCTTCGAGATTGATTTTTAATTCAACCTATTCTTCTCCAGTTTTAAATTACAATGATAAAGATTTTAATTTTAGATATACGGAGTACGAACCATTGTTGTTTAATCCAAGTACTTACGAATCAAATTTGGTTTCTGTAATATCTTTCTACTGTTATGTGATTTTAGGAATGGATGCCGATACCTTTCAGATGGGAGCAGGAAATCCATATCTTCAAACCGCGCAGAATATTGCCAATGTTGCACAGCAAGGAGGTTTTAAAGGATGGAACCAATCTGATGGACTTCAAAATCGATACTATTTAATTAATGATATGATTGCTCCAACCTATAGTGATTTGCGTCAGACTACTTATGCATATCATACAGGACTGGATGCAATGACATTGGACACAAAAGCAGCTAAGGAAAAAATCAAAAACGCATTAATGCTTGTTGGTAAATTAAACTCTGTTAAGCCCAATGCTTTTATAACCCGAGTTTTCTTTGATGCAAAATCAGATGAAATCGTTTCTATTTTTTCTGGCGGTCCAAGTATCACAATCACAGATTTAACCGATGTCTTAAATAAAGTTTCGCCGTTAAATTCTACAAAATGGTCGCAGATTAAATACTAA